In Streptomyces sp. ML-6, the genomic stretch TGCCCAGTCCCACCGCGCCGATCAGCCACCACACCCACGCATCGATGTCCACGTGGTCATGGTAGGACCGCGAAGGCCCTCACGGACAGGGCACAATCGGGCAGCCCTGGCCCGTCGCGCCGGCCGGGTCCGCGGCGCGCGCCGGGTTCGCCGTATTCGTTTACGCCCGTCCTCGTGTTCGTTCGTGCCCGGGGCCCGCTCCGGCCCCGTGGTCGGTGAAGGCCCCGCGGGAGCGGGGTCCTCAGGAGAGCGGCAGGCCGTGGGCGGTGTACCGGTCGCCGGTGTGTTCCACGACGAGCGGCAGGCCGAAGCAGAGGGAGAGGTTGCGGGAGGTGAGCTCGGTCTCCATGGGGCCGGCGGCGAGCACCTTGCCCTGACGGATCATCAGGACGTGCGTGAAGCCGGGGGCGATCTCCTCGACGTGGTGGGTGACCATGATCATGGAAGGGGCATACGGGTCGCGGGCCAGTCGGCCGAGGCGGCGGACCAGGTCCTCGCGGCCTCCGAGGTCGAGTCCCGCCGCCGGCTCGTCGAGGAGCAGCAGCTCGGGGTCGGTCATCATGGCGCGGGCGATCAGGGTGCGCTTGCGCTCGCCCTCGGACAGGGTGCCGAACTTGCGGTCGAGGTACTCGGTCATGCCGAGCCGGTCGAGGAAGGCGCGGGCGCGCTCCTCGTCGACGGCCTCGTAGTCCTCGTGCCAGGTGGCGGTCATGCCGTACGCGGCGGTGAGCACGGTCTGCAGGACGGTCTGGCGCCGGGGCAGCTTCTCGGCCATGGCGATGCCCGCGATGCCGATGCGGGGGCGGAGCTCGAAGACGTCGGTGCCGACGCCGCCGAGCTGCTCGCCGAGGACCGTGGCGGTGCCGGTGGTCGGGAAGAGGTAGCTGGACGCGATGTTGAGGAGGGTGGTCTTGCCGGCGCCGTTCGGGCCGAGGATGACCCAGCGCTCCCCCTCCTTGACCGACCATGAGACGTCGTCCACCAGAGCGCGTCCGTCGCGGACCACGGATACGTCCACCAGCTCCAGTACATCGCTCATGGCGCGTTGTCTCCCCATGCAGTGTCGAGATCGTCGCGTGCCTGTGGGCACAGCTCCCAGGGAAA encodes the following:
- a CDS encoding ABC transporter ATP-binding protein, giving the protein MSDVLELVDVSVVRDGRALVDDVSWSVKEGERWVILGPNGAGKTTLLNIASSYLFPTTGTATVLGEQLGGVGTDVFELRPRIGIAGIAMAEKLPRRQTVLQTVLTAAYGMTATWHEDYEAVDEERARAFLDRLGMTEYLDRKFGTLSEGERKRTLIARAMMTDPELLLLDEPAAGLDLGGREDLVRRLGRLARDPYAPSMIMVTHHVEEIAPGFTHVLMIRQGKVLAAGPMETELTSRNLSLCFGLPLVVEHTGDRYTAHGLPLS